One Micromonospora sp. WMMD812 genomic window carries:
- a CDS encoding MoxR family ATPase codes for MTRPTGTAELPTTGPDDARAALHRLRAEVGKAVVGQDSVVTGLVIALLCRGHVLLEGVPGVAKTLLIRTVATALDLDSKRVQFTPDLMPGDVTGSLIFDPHTAAFTFREGPVFTNLLLADEINRTPPKTQSALLEVMEERQVSVEGARRPLPDPFIVAATQNPIEYEGTYPLPEAQLDRFLLKLTVPLPTREEELGVLRAHHAGFDPRDLAAAGVRPVATAADLAAARAAVGGVHVAEPLLGYLVDLCRATRGTPALELGASPRGATALLNTAKAWAWLAGRDHVIPDDVKAVARPTLRHRLRLRPEVELEGVGVDAVLDTVLATVPTPR; via the coding sequence GTGACCCGACCCACCGGAACCGCCGAGCTGCCGACCACCGGCCCCGACGACGCCCGCGCCGCCCTGCACCGGCTGCGGGCCGAGGTCGGCAAGGCGGTCGTCGGCCAGGACTCGGTGGTCACCGGGCTGGTGATCGCCCTGCTCTGTCGGGGGCACGTGCTGCTGGAGGGCGTACCGGGGGTGGCCAAGACGCTGCTGATCCGCACCGTGGCCACCGCGCTGGATCTGGACTCCAAGCGGGTGCAGTTCACCCCGGACCTGATGCCCGGCGACGTCACCGGCTCGCTGATCTTCGACCCGCACACCGCGGCGTTCACGTTCCGCGAAGGGCCGGTCTTCACCAACCTGCTGCTCGCCGACGAGATCAACCGGACGCCGCCGAAGACGCAGTCGGCGTTGCTCGAGGTGATGGAGGAGCGGCAGGTGTCGGTCGAGGGCGCCCGGCGTCCGCTGCCCGACCCGTTCATCGTGGCCGCCACCCAGAACCCGATCGAGTACGAGGGCACCTACCCGCTGCCCGAGGCCCAGCTGGACCGGTTCCTGCTCAAGCTCACCGTGCCGCTGCCGACCCGCGAGGAGGAGCTGGGCGTGCTCCGCGCGCACCACGCCGGCTTCGACCCGCGCGACCTGGCCGCCGCCGGCGTACGCCCGGTGGCCACCGCGGCGGACCTCGCCGCCGCCCGCGCCGCCGTCGGCGGGGTGCACGTGGCCGAGCCACTCCTCGGCTACCTCGTCGACCTGTGCCGGGCCACCCGCGGCACCCCCGCGCTGGAGCTGGGCGCCTCGCCACGCGGCGCGACCGCGCTGCTGAACACCGCCAAGGCGTGGGCCTGGCTGGCCGGCCGCGACCACGTCATCCCGGACGACGTGAAGGCGGTGGCCCGCCCGACCCTGCGGCACCGCCTGCGGCTGCGGCCCGAGGTGGAGCTGGAGGGCGTCGGTGTCGACGCGGTGCTGGACACGGTGCTCGCCACCGTGCCGACGCCGCGATGA
- a CDS encoding DUF58 domain-containing protein, which produces MTWRAALLLAAGALTLPLWPSPFAGVLVMTGAVLLLVAVDRLLAAPPAALTVEREGDRVVRLGGTATVALRLGNPSGRTLRAQVRDAWVPSAGAVPHTPPRRLVTVAPGDTVLLPSRLTPTRRGDRPAAALTVRSLGPLRLAYRQRAGRPATPPWTLRVLPRFDSRRHLPEKLARLRVIDGTQVSRGRGQGTEFDTLREYVVGDDVRSIDWRASARQADVLVRTWRPERDRRLVCVLDTGRTSAVRVGDEPRLDTAIDAALLLTALAARAGDRVDLLAADTAIRATVTGTGRPALLPRLVHALAPLQPALVETDFELIAGEVLRRQRQRSLVVLFTALEAGALGEGLLPVLPRLAARHKVLIAAIHDPVLAELTTGTPARPEDAYAAAAGWRALGERDRVRAALARYGVTVVDAPAGALATTLADTYLRLKSLGQL; this is translated from the coding sequence ATGACCTGGCGGGCGGCGCTGCTGCTGGCGGCCGGGGCGCTGACCCTGCCGCTCTGGCCGTCGCCGTTCGCCGGCGTGCTGGTGATGACCGGCGCGGTGCTGCTCCTCGTGGCGGTGGACCGGCTGCTGGCGGCCCCGCCGGCGGCGCTCACCGTCGAACGCGAGGGCGACCGGGTGGTGCGGCTCGGTGGCACCGCGACCGTCGCGCTCCGGCTCGGCAACCCCTCCGGGCGTACACTGCGCGCCCAGGTGCGCGACGCCTGGGTGCCCTCGGCCGGCGCGGTCCCGCACACCCCACCGCGGCGGTTGGTCACGGTGGCTCCCGGTGACACGGTGCTACTGCCCAGCCGGCTGACCCCAACCCGACGCGGCGACCGGCCGGCAGCCGCGCTCACCGTACGCTCGCTCGGCCCGCTGCGGCTCGCGTACCGCCAACGCGCCGGGCGGCCCGCCACCCCGCCGTGGACGCTGCGGGTACTGCCCCGCTTCGACTCCCGCCGACACCTGCCGGAGAAGCTCGCCCGGCTGCGGGTCATCGACGGCACCCAGGTCAGCCGGGGCCGCGGCCAGGGCACCGAGTTCGACACGCTGCGCGAGTACGTGGTCGGCGACGACGTCCGGTCGATCGACTGGCGGGCCAGCGCCCGGCAGGCCGACGTGCTGGTACGCACCTGGCGGCCGGAGCGGGACCGGCGGCTGGTGTGCGTGCTCGACACCGGCCGCACCTCGGCGGTCCGGGTCGGCGACGAGCCGCGGCTGGACACCGCGATCGACGCGGCGCTGCTGCTCACCGCACTCGCCGCCCGGGCCGGCGACCGGGTGGACCTGCTCGCCGCCGACACCGCGATCCGCGCCACGGTCACCGGCACCGGCCGGCCGGCGCTGCTCCCCCGGCTGGTGCATGCGCTCGCCCCGCTCCAGCCCGCGCTCGTCGAGACCGACTTCGAGCTGATCGCCGGCGAGGTGCTGCGCCGGCAACGCCAGCGCAGCCTGGTGGTCCTCTTCACCGCGCTGGAGGCGGGCGCGCTGGGCGAGGGCCTGCTGCCGGTGCTGCCCCGCCTGGCCGCCCGGCACAAGGTGCTGATCGCGGCGATCCACGACCCGGTGCTCGCGGAGTTGACCACCGGCACCCCGGCCCGGCCCGAGGACGCGTACGCGGCGGCGGCCGGCTGGCGGGCCCTGGGCGAACGGGACCGGGTGCGCGCCGCCCTGGCCCGCTACGGCGTCACCGTGGTCGACGCCCCCGCCGGCGCCCTGGCCACCACCCTCGCCGACACCTACCTACGCCTGAAGTCCCTGGGCCAGCTCTGA
- a CDS encoding stage II sporulation protein M, giving the protein MDLDAYVAEHGGQWRRLEELCKRRRLDAAEVDELVALYQRAATQLSALRSRSPDPALVSQLSHLVLRARARLTGRPRPSWAVVTRFLLAGFPGAVYRAWPWWCGVATGFSLLSFFLIWFVANNPDSAAAFIGEDAAADLVDSGFAGYYTEFSAPTFAFHLWTHNAWIAAQCLASGVLIVPVFYLLWQNALNIGVVGGVMVSYGRADVFFGLITPHGLLELTGVFVAAGVGLRTGWAWIAPPADLTRGQAVARAGRSAILVALGLVGVFAVSALVEAFITPAPVPVALRVGLGAAVWLAFLAYVVVLGHRATHSQPADAPTQSVDHEVVAATRRDGAQ; this is encoded by the coding sequence GTGGATCTCGACGCGTACGTCGCGGAGCACGGGGGCCAGTGGCGGCGGCTCGAAGAGCTGTGCAAGCGCCGCCGGCTCGACGCCGCCGAGGTCGACGAGTTGGTGGCGCTCTACCAGCGGGCCGCCACCCAGCTCTCCGCGCTGCGCAGCCGGTCACCCGACCCCGCGCTGGTCAGCCAGCTCTCGCACCTGGTGCTGCGGGCCCGCGCCCGGCTCACCGGCCGACCCCGCCCGTCCTGGGCGGTCGTCACCCGCTTCCTGCTGGCCGGCTTCCCCGGTGCGGTCTACCGGGCCTGGCCGTGGTGGTGCGGGGTCGCGACCGGGTTCAGCCTGCTCAGCTTCTTCCTGATCTGGTTCGTCGCCAACAACCCGGACAGCGCCGCCGCGTTCATCGGCGAGGACGCGGCGGCCGACTTGGTCGACTCCGGCTTCGCCGGCTACTACACCGAGTTCTCCGCGCCGACCTTCGCCTTCCACCTCTGGACCCACAACGCCTGGATCGCCGCGCAGTGCCTGGCCTCCGGGGTGCTGATCGTGCCGGTGTTCTACCTGCTGTGGCAGAACGCGCTCAACATCGGCGTGGTCGGCGGGGTGATGGTCTCGTACGGTCGGGCGGACGTCTTCTTCGGCCTGATCACCCCGCACGGCCTGCTGGAGCTGACCGGCGTGTTCGTGGCCGCCGGGGTGGGCCTGCGGACGGGCTGGGCGTGGATCGCGCCGCCGGCCGACCTGACGCGGGGCCAGGCGGTGGCCCGGGCCGGGCGCTCCGCGATCCTGGTCGCCCTCGGCCTGGTCGGGGTCTTCGCGGTCTCCGCGTTGGTCGAGGCGTTCATCACCCCGGCCCCCGTGCCGGTCGCGCTCCGCGTGGGCCTCGGCGCCGCCGTCTGGCTGGCCTTCCTGGCGTACGTCGTCGTCCTCGGCCACCGCGCCACCCACTCCCAGCCCGCCGACGCCCCGACCCAGTCCGTTGATCATGAAGTTGTTGCCGCGACACGCCGTGACGGCGCGCAATAA
- a CDS encoding RDD family protein produces the protein MSAHPPSSTATRPAARTPAWGDAGLVSGEAVELDIRVARLGSRVLALLLDVLAQLGFALVLSILVAILFSALPIELVDAALSGAVGTISLVLVLVGYPVLFERFNNGRTPGKAAVGLRVVSADGGPVGLRQSLTRALVGVAVEWPGLVLPLLSWVAGVTVMLTDRRGRRLGDLVAGTLVVHTRTAAVWRPVATAVPPLVAWAYTLDLSRLDDGLALAARQYLARVHQLAEPARTRLARGLWAEVAALTTPPPPLAAPETVYLAAVLGERHRRAMHRMRRGRSVAAALWPELMPVPPAEPIRPAAPEATPAFAARPPVPPAPPAQPGPPILRPAATPAPSTPANPSVVRPATAPAPSTPASPQVVRPATATGERPGA, from the coding sequence GTGAGCGCGCACCCGCCGTCGTCGACCGCCACCCGCCCGGCCGCCCGCACGCCGGCGTGGGGCGACGCCGGGCTGGTCAGCGGCGAAGCCGTGGAGCTGGACATCCGGGTCGCCCGGCTCGGCTCCCGGGTGCTCGCGCTGCTGCTGGACGTCCTGGCCCAACTGGGGTTCGCGCTGGTGCTGTCGATCCTGGTCGCGATCCTGTTCTCGGCCCTGCCGATCGAACTGGTCGACGCGGCGCTCAGCGGCGCGGTCGGCACGATCTCGCTGGTCCTGGTCCTGGTCGGCTATCCGGTGCTCTTCGAGCGGTTCAACAACGGGCGTACGCCGGGCAAGGCGGCGGTCGGGCTGCGCGTGGTCAGCGCCGACGGCGGCCCGGTCGGGCTGCGGCAGTCGCTGACCCGGGCCCTGGTCGGCGTCGCCGTCGAGTGGCCGGGCCTCGTGCTGCCCCTGCTGAGCTGGGTGGCCGGGGTGACGGTCATGCTGACCGACCGGCGCGGGCGGCGGCTCGGTGACCTGGTCGCCGGCACCCTGGTCGTGCACACCCGCACCGCCGCCGTGTGGCGGCCGGTGGCGACCGCGGTGCCGCCGCTGGTCGCCTGGGCGTACACCCTGGACCTGAGCCGGCTCGACGACGGCCTGGCGCTCGCCGCGCGGCAGTACCTGGCCCGGGTGCACCAGCTCGCCGAGCCGGCCCGGACGCGGCTGGCTCGTGGCCTCTGGGCCGAGGTGGCCGCGCTGACCACCCCGCCCCCGCCGTTGGCCGCGCCGGAGACGGTCTACCTGGCCGCGGTCCTCGGCGAGCGGCACCGCCGGGCGATGCACCGGATGCGGCGCGGCCGGTCGGTAGCCGCCGCGCTGTGGCCGGAGCTGATGCCGGTCCCGCCGGCCGAGCCCATCCGTCCGGCCGCGCCGGAGGCCACCCCCGCGTTCGCGGCCAGACCACCCGTGCCGCCCGCGCCCCCCGCCCAGCCCGGCCCGCCGATACTCCGCCCGGCGGCCACACCCGCGCCGTCGACACCAGCCAACCCATCGGTGGTACGCCCCGCGACCGCACCCGCGCCATCGACCCCCGCGAGTCCGCAGGTGGTACGCCCGGCCACCGCGACCGGCGAGCGGCCCGGCGCCTGA
- the efeB gene encoding iron uptake transporter deferrochelatase/peroxidase subunit: MNGNRLSRRRAITIAGAGVAGAAGAAAGVGALIRGTGEQAAASDHAAGAVPFHGEHQAGIVTPAQDRLHFVAFDVITKDRARLVELLQEWTAAAARMTAGRDAGILGAVGGLPEAPPDDTGEALGLPPSQLTLTIGFGPTLFRDADGRDRFGLADRRPAALADLPRFPGDALQPQLCGGDLCVQACANDPQVAVHAIRNLARLGMGVVSVRWSQLGFGRTSSTSRGQATPRNLFGFKDGTANLKAEDADLLRDQLWVQPGDGPDWLTGGSYLVTRKIRMLVETWDRTSLAEQEEIVGRVKGSGAPLGQGDEFDEPDFAAKGDDGEPRIPEHAHVTLAHPSRNNGAHLLRRGYNFVDGSDGLGRLDAGLFFIAYQRDPRKQFVPIQTQLARHDVMNEYLRHVSSGIFACPPGVRDGGDHWGRALFG, translated from the coding sequence ATGAACGGGAACAGGTTGTCCCGGCGGCGGGCGATCACCATCGCCGGCGCCGGGGTGGCCGGTGCGGCCGGTGCGGCGGCCGGCGTCGGTGCGCTGATCCGCGGCACCGGTGAGCAGGCCGCGGCGAGCGACCACGCCGCCGGCGCGGTGCCGTTCCACGGCGAGCATCAGGCTGGCATCGTCACCCCGGCGCAGGACCGGCTGCACTTCGTCGCGTTCGACGTGATCACCAAGGACCGGGCCCGGCTCGTCGAGCTGCTCCAGGAGTGGACGGCCGCCGCCGCCCGGATGACCGCAGGTCGCGACGCCGGCATCCTCGGTGCGGTCGGCGGCCTACCGGAGGCCCCGCCGGACGACACCGGCGAGGCGCTCGGCCTTCCCCCGTCGCAGCTCACCCTGACCATCGGCTTCGGCCCGACCCTCTTCCGGGACGCCGACGGCCGGGACCGGTTCGGCCTCGCCGACCGGCGTCCGGCCGCCCTGGCGGACCTGCCCCGGTTCCCCGGCGACGCGCTGCAGCCGCAGCTCTGCGGCGGCGACCTCTGCGTCCAGGCGTGCGCCAACGACCCGCAGGTCGCGGTGCACGCGATCCGCAACCTGGCCCGCCTCGGCATGGGCGTGGTGAGCGTGCGCTGGTCCCAGCTCGGGTTCGGCCGGACCTCGTCCACCTCGCGCGGCCAGGCCACCCCGCGCAACCTGTTCGGCTTCAAGGACGGCACCGCCAACCTGAAGGCCGAGGACGCCGACCTGCTGCGCGACCAGCTGTGGGTGCAGCCGGGCGACGGGCCGGACTGGCTGACCGGCGGGTCGTACCTGGTAACCCGCAAGATCCGGATGTTGGTCGAGACCTGGGACCGGACCTCGCTCGCCGAGCAGGAGGAGATCGTCGGCCGGGTCAAGGGCAGCGGCGCGCCGCTCGGGCAGGGCGACGAGTTCGACGAGCCGGACTTCGCGGCCAAGGGCGACGACGGCGAACCGCGCATCCCCGAGCACGCGCACGTCACCCTCGCCCACCCCAGCCGCAACAACGGCGCGCACCTGCTGCGCCGCGGTTACAACTTCGTGGACGGTTCGGACGGGCTGGGTCGACTGGACGCTGGGCTGTTCTTCATCGCCTACCAGCGCGACCCGCGCAAGCAGTTCGTGCCGATCCAGACCCAGCTGGCCCGGCACGACGTGATGAACGAGTACCTGCGGCACGTCTCCAGCGGCATCTTCGCCTGCCCACCCGGCGTGCGGGACGGCGGCGACCACTGGGGACGCGCGCTCTTCGGGTGA